TGCATTTCAAGATCGTTCCACCCGCTCGTAATCGACCGCGCAACGACTGTTTTGATCTGGTTACGCGCGAGCGCGGCCTTTGCCCCGACACAGGGGAAATCCTGATCGGCAATCGACGCGTGAAACTGGTCGATCAGCATATGGTTCTCGGTAAACGGCGAATTTGGCATCGGCTCCCTCAGCGATGGTGACGGTTTGGATTTGTTGCCCCCCTAACGCACGAGAAAATGATTCTTTCCGCTCTTGTGCGCCGCATCAAAGCAACGCAGTCTGTTCATAATGAAGCCAAAAGCGTTCGACGAGATTTGGGGCAAAAGCAGCGGCGATGTGCCGCGTGCTGCTTTTGCCTCGCTCGCACGTTGGATGGGCAACACGCCCCTGCACGAACTGGAACGCAGGCAACAATCTGCCGAAGCGACGTTCCGGCAACTCGGCATAACTTTTGCCGTCTATGGCGACGATGATGCCGCAGAACGAATCATCCCCTTCGACATTGTGCCACGCGTGTTCACAGCCAGCGAGTGGTCGCGATTGTCGGCTGGCCTGGTGCAACGGGTAGAGGCGATCAACGCCTTCCTGACCGACATATACAGCGATCGAAAGATAATTGCGGAGGGGTTGCTGCCCCCCGACATCGTCCTGACCAATCCGCAGTTCCGACCAGAGATCGTAGGGTCTGCGCCACCGCATAATATCTGGTCGCACATTTCGGGCATCGATCTCGTCCGCACCGGCCCCGATGATTTTTGGGTACTTGAGGATAATGCGCGCACCCCGTCGGGTGTGTCCTACATGCTGGAAAACCGCGAGGCGATGTTGCGCCTCTGCCCCGAACTGTTCCGCCAGTATAAGGTGCGGCCGGTTGACAGTTATGGCGATATGCTGCTCGAAACGCTGCGGTCGGTTGCCCCGATCGGTGCGGGCTCCGATCCGGTTTGCGTGATCCTGACGCCCGGCCGCTTCAATTCGGCCTATTATGAACACAGCTTTCTTGCCGACAGCCTCGGCATTGAATTGGTCGAAGCCGCCGATCTGGAAGTCGATGACGATTTCGTCTGGATGCGGACCATCTCTGGCCGCGTTCGCGTGGACGTTATCTACCGCCGTGTGGACGATGATTATATCGACCCGCTGGTCTTCAAGCCCGATTCGATGCTCGGCGTTCCCGGCTTGATCGCGGCCTATCGCGCGGGCCATGTCGCCATCGTCAACGCGCCCGGCACAGGCATTGCCGATGACAAGGCGATCTATAGCTATA
This genomic stretch from Sphingomonas paeninsulae harbors:
- a CDS encoding circularly permuted type 2 ATP-grasp protein — encoded protein: MKPKAFDEIWGKSSGDVPRAAFASLARWMGNTPLHELERRQQSAEATFRQLGITFAVYGDDDAAERIIPFDIVPRVFTASEWSRLSAGLVQRVEAINAFLTDIYSDRKIIAEGLLPPDIVLTNPQFRPEIVGSAPPHNIWSHISGIDLVRTGPDDFWVLEDNARTPSGVSYMLENREAMLRLCPELFRQYKVRPVDSYGDMLLETLRSVAPIGAGSDPVCVILTPGRFNSAYYEHSFLADSLGIELVEAADLEVDDDFVWMRTISGRVRVDVIYRRVDDDYIDPLVFKPDSMLGVPGLIAAYRAGHVAIVNAPGTGIADDKAIYSYMPEIVKFYADAEPLLPIVETWRCREPQALKYVLDRLPELVVKLVDGSGGYGMLVGPTASKAEIEIFRAALIAEPHRYIAQPTLALSTVPTLTDNGISPRHVDFRPFVLTGTNGVKIVPGGLTRVALKEGSLVVNSSQGGGTKDSFVLADDGEAG